From Triticum aestivum cultivar Chinese Spring chromosome 4A, IWGSC CS RefSeq v2.1, whole genome shotgun sequence, a single genomic window includes:
- the LOC543469 gene encoding glucan endo-1,3-beta-glucosidase precursor — MPLLILLMLLAAGAAGAESATPSLHIGVNYGANADNLPSPTSVATFLATKTTIDRVKLFDANPTFISAFAGTPISLAVSLPNSALPALADKATGLDAARSWIRANLSPYVPATNVTLLLAGNEILLSTDTNLILSLLPAMRRLAQALKAEGLTGVRVTTPHYLGILAPSDGIPSNASFRAGYNTKLFPAMLQFHRDTGSPFMVNPYPYFSYRPETLNYALFRPNSGIYDPATKLNYTSMLDAQMDAIYTAMKKLGYGDVDIAVGEAGWPTQAEPGQIGVGVQEARDFNEGMIRVCSSGKGTPLMPNRTFETYLFSLFDENQKPGPIAERHFGLFNPDFTPVYDLGLLRDGASVAPTPSPNPSPNPSPKPAPSGGGKWCVAKDGANGTDLQNNINYACGFVDCKPIQSGGACFSPNSLQAHASYVMNAYYQANGHTDLACDFKGTGIVTSSDPSYGGCKYVS, encoded by the exons ATGccgctcctcatcctcctcatgCTGCTCGCCGCCGGCGCGGCGGGGGCAGAGTCGGCGACCCCCTCGCTGCACATCGGCGTCAACTACGGCGCCAACGCCGACAACCTCCCCTCCCCGACCTCCGTCGCCACCTTCCTCGCCACCAAGACCACCATCGACCGCGTCAAGCTCTTCGACGCCAACCCCACCTTCATCTCCGCCTTCGCCGGCACGCCCATCTCCCTCGCCGTCTCCCTCCCCAACTCCGCCCTCCCCGCCCTCGCCGACAAGGCCACCGGCCTCGACGCCGCGCGCTCCTGGATCCGCGCCAACCTCTCCCCCTACGTCCCCGCCACCAACGtcaccctcctcctcgccggcaacGAGATCCTCCTCTCCACCGACACCAacctcatcctctccctcctccccgccATGCGCCGCCTCGCGCAGGCCCTcaaggccgagggcctcaccggcgTGCGCGTCACCACCCCGCACTACCTCGGCATCCTCGCCCCCTCCGACGGCATCCCCTCCAACGCCTCCTTCCGGGCGGGCTACAACACCAAGCTGTTTCCGGCCATGCTGCAGTTCCACCGCGACACCGGGTCGCCCTTCATGGTGAACCCTTACCCCTACTTCAGCTACCGGCCGGAGACGCTCAACTACGCGCTCTTCCGCCCCAACAGCGGCATCTACGACCCGGCCACCAAGCTCAACTACACCAGCATGCTGGACGCCCAGATGGACGCAATCTATACCGCCATGAAGAAGCTCGGGTACGGAGACGTCGACATCGCCGTCGGGGAGGCCGGGTGGCCCACCCAGGCGGAGCCCGGGCAGATTGGCGTCGGGGTGCAGGAGGCCAGGGACTTCAACGAGGGCATGATTCGGGTGTGCAGCAGCGGCAAGGGCACGCCGCTGATGCCCAACAGGACGTTCGAGACCTACCTCTTCTCCCTCTTCGACGAGAACCAGAAACCAGGGCCGATCGCCGAAAGGCACTTTGGCCTCTTCAACCCAGACTTCACGCCCGTCTACGACCTCGGACTCCTCCGGGACGGCGCG TCCGTGGCTCCAACCCCTTCGCCGAACCCATCGCCCAATCCGAGCCCTAAGCCCGCGCCGTCGGGAGGCGGGAAGTGGTGCGTCGCCAAGGACGGCGCCAACGGGACGGACCTGCAGAACAACATCAACTACGCCTGCGGCTTCGTAGACTGCAAGCCCATACAGAGCGGCGGCGCGTGCTTCAGCCCCAACAGCCTGCAGGCCCATGCGTCGTACGTGATGAACGCCTACTACCAGGCCAACGGCCACACCGACTTAGCGTGCGACTTCAAGGGCACCGGCATCGTCACCTCCAGCGACCCCA GTTACGGGGGTTGCAAGTACGTCTCCTGA